The Mycolicibacterium aichiense region TCGGTCCAACTACCGTCGTAGTTCTTGACGTTCTTGTGCCCCAACAGTTCCTGTAGCACGAACCAGGTGTGCGACGACCGCTCGCCGATCCGGCAGTACGCGATCGTCTCCTTCTCGCCGTCCAGGCCGGCCGCGGCGTAGAGCTTGGCCAGGTCCTCGTCGGACTTGAAAGTGCCGTCCTCGTTCGCAGCCCTGCTCCACGGAACGTTGATGGCGCCGGGGATATGCCCGGGGCGCTGGCTCTGCTCCTGCGGCAGGTGAGCCGGCGCGAGGATCTTGCCGGAGAACTCGTCGGGGGACCGCACATCCACCAGGTTCTTGGCGTTGATCGCGGCGATCACCTCGTCGCGGAACGCACGGATGGTGTTGTCGGGGGCCTTCGCGGCGTACGACGTGGCGGGCCGGTCGGGCACCTCGGTCACCAGCGGGCGTCCGTCGAGTTCCCACTTCTTGCGGCCGCCGTCGAGCAGCTTGACGTTCTCGTGGCCGTAGAGCTTGAAGTACCAGTAGGCGTAGGCGGCGAACCAGTTGTTGTTGCCGCCGTACAGGATCACGGTGTCGTCATTGCTGATTCCCTTGTCGGACAACAGCTTCGAGAATTGCTCCTGATCGACGAAGTCACGCTTGACCTGGTCCTGCAGTTCGGTCTTCCAGTCCAGCCGGATGGCGCCGGCGATGTGGCCGTCTTCGTAAGCCGAGGTGTCCTCGTCGACCTCGACGAAGACGACGTTCGGCGCATCGAGATTGCTCTCGGCCCAGTCGGTGGAGACCAGGACGTCGGAGCGTGCCATGAAGTAGTTCCTTTCGGTTGCGTGTCTGGGAAAGCTCAGGTGGTGGCCGGCGTGCGCAGCCTGGCCACGAGAGGGTAGAGCTGGCAGCCCAGGCAGATGCCGAAGGCGGCGTTGAGGAAAGCGGCGAACAGGGCGAACGCGGTGGCGACGGTGCCGAGCAGCGGCGCACCCAGAGCGAAGCCGGCGGTGCCGGCGATGGCGAACACGAAGCCCACCAACTGGGCGAACTTCAACGGCGGCACGGGTTCCCGCTCGGAGACGGGGCTCAGCCGCGGTGCGATGACGTTGGCGAAGATCAATCCGTAGGGGTGCTGACGCGGGCCGCGTAGCGCCCCGACCGCGAACACCAGGGCCTGCAGCCCAAGGAGCACAGCTGCCGCAATGGTGCTGAATCCCGAGACGACGAGGACCGCGACCAGAACGGCCGTGGTGACCCAGGCCGCAAAGCGCGGCCCGCGGACATCCACCTGGGCGACGGCCGGGGTGGTGGTGATGCTTGTTGGCATGATTTTCTTTCCTGTTGCTGATCGGGCTGGGCGGAGACGGGCCGCAGACGGCCGCTCCAGAGTGGCGGCGCGAACGAAAGGCGCGGCGACTCAGCAGCTACAGCAACAACAGCAACAACCCGCTACGCGGCACAGATCAACTGCGCGGCGCTTGGTGAGCGCGAGCTCGAGGCGGGTCGACACGGCAGTCATGGTACCCAATGAGAGGGCCCTCAGGCCAACAGAGGTTCGAGGGCTGCGCGCAGGTCAGCGGCCTTGGGGACCCCCGCCGTCCGGTACCGCTGCCGGCCGTCGGCATCGAAGATGAACGTCGTCGGCAACGACAGCACCGAAAGCTTGCGTGCGGCAGCCGGATCGGCATCCATGTCGATCTCGACGTGGGCGACGTCACGAAGCTCGGCACAGACCTGGTTGACCACCCGCCGGACGCCGCTGCAGGGTCCGCACCACACTGCGCTGAAATGCACGACGGTTGGACCGGTCCGGGATAAACCCAGGTCGCTGACGTCGACGTCCTGCGATTCGGCTTCCCGTACCACTCCGGACCGCCGGTTGTGCAGCGCGCCTGCGACGATCGCCACGCCCAGCGCGGCGGCGATCGCGACGATCGCGGTGATCAATGCGGGGCTCATGACTGTGTGAACCCGTCGAGCCGGATGGTTACTCCCTCGGCGATGCCTTCGATGATGATGTCCGAGCCGCGGGCACCCTCGGTGGTCGGGCGCACCCCGAACGGCAACTTCTGACCGGGCAGGCTGCCGCTGAACGCCGCCAGCACCGCCGCCTTCTTGTCGTCGGGTACCGGCTGGTCAGCGGTGCCGGGACCGGTTTGCACATCCGTCGCGGTGAAAACCAGCGTGGTCTGCTCCGGGCCTGCCACCGACAGGTCGACGGCAACGCTGACCGGTTTGTCGAAGTCGGCCTTCTTCGGCGTCCCGGTGAAGACCAGGCCCTTGCTGCCGGAGATACCCGACTCGGTGGTCCCGCCGGTGGCGTCGTTGGTCTCCTTCGACGGGGCCTCGACCATCAGGTCGGTCATGCCGACGAACCGGCCGAGGTGGAGCGAGTCGATGATGATCCGGCTCTCGAGCTTGCCGACCGGCAGGTTCGCATCGGGTCTGATCAGCCACGATGCCTGCGTGAGGTCGATGTTGTGCATGGTCGCCTCCAGTGAGGCCTTGCCGATCACGGGGTGGCGCACTCCGTTGGCCTTGATCTCGATCTCGTCGAAGTGCTGCTGCATCGCCTGACGGATGAACGGAAAGCCCAGGATCGCCACCGACGGGTCGAACGACAGCCCGGCTGCGTTGCGCACGGTGCGCGCGAGCCGGTACTCGGCGTAGATCGTCGCCCCGAAATCGACGCCGACCGCCCCGACGACCACGGCGAGCAGCGTCGCTCCGAGAGTGATCAGCAGCTTTCGCACCTGCACATTCTGGCGTACAACCGGTGCGCAACCACCGTCGCGCACCCCCTCGACGGCAGGTGGAGTCGTTCAAATCAGCTAAATAGCAGGTAGCGGGTTAAAGTTAGATGACCCGTGGCCGGGTAACGGCCATATGTCGCCCATGAGTCTGGTGGGTCACCGCGACGGCGCTGTCGACGATGAGTATCCGGGGCATTGGAGAGTTTGTTGGACCTGCTACTTCTCACCGTCGACCCGCACCCAGAATCGGTGCTGCCGTCGCTGGCGTTGCTCGCGCACAACGTGCGCTCGGCGCCCACCGAAGTCTCGTCGCTGCTGGAGGCGGGCTCGGCGGACATCGCGATCGTCGACGCGCGCACGGACCTGGCGGCCGCCCGTGGCCTGTGTCGTCTGCTCGGGACCACCGGCACGTCGGTGCCGGTGGTGGCCGTCGTCAACGAGGGCGGCCTGGTCGCCGTCAACATGGACTGGGGTCTGGACGAGATCCTGCTGCCCAGCACCGGCCCCGCGGAGATCGATGCCCGGCTGCGCCTGCTGGTCGGCCGCCGCGGCGGCGTGGCCACCCAGGAGAGCGCGGGCAAGGTGAGCCTCGGGGAACTGGTCATCGACGAAGGCACCTACACGGCCCGGTTGCGCGGCCGCCCGCTGGACCTGACCTATAAGGAATTCGAACTCCTGAAATACCTGGCTCAGCACGCCGGCCGGGTGTTCACCCGTGCGCAGTTGCTTCAGGAGGTGTGGGGCTACGACTTCTTCGGCGGCACCCGCACCGTGGACGTCCACGTGCGTCGTCTGCGCGCCAAACTCGGACCCGAATACGAATCGCTGATCGGAACGGTCCGCAACGTGGGCTACAAAGCGGTCCGTCCGGCCAGGGGGCGTCCGGCGCCCGCCGAGTCGGACTTCACCGAAGACGACGACGAGGACGTGTTCGACGACGGCGAGGACATCTCGGATTCGATGGGTGTGCGGTCCGGCCCGGTCTCGCAGCCGCTGCGCACTCAGTGAGCGCCCCGCTTTGGCGTACTGCCCTGAGCCCGAACGAGCAGGAGCAGGTGCGCGCCGTGATCGAGGCCGCCACCCGAACCGACGGGGTCGCGCCGGTGGGCGAGCAGGTACTGCGGGAATTGCCGCAGTCCCGGACTCAGCACCTGGTCGCCGGTGCGGATGACGGCGTGGTCGGATACCTCAATCTGACGCCGGGACGCGACGGCGCCGAGGCGATGGGTGAGCTCGTCGTCGCACCGCAGGCCCGCCGTCGCGGTATCGGCTCAGCGCTGCTCGCGTCGGCCGTCGACGCCACCGGCGGTGCGGTCCGGTTCTGGGCGCACGGCACCCTGCCCGCGGCCAAAGCGGTGGCCGACGCGCTCGGCATGACCGCGGTCCGGGAACTGATGCAGATGCGCCGCACGCTGCGCGACATCCCCGAAGTTGTTGTGCCCGAAGGTATTCGGATCCGCACCTACGCCGGCCCGAGCGATGACGCCGAACTGCTGCGGGTGAACAACGCCGCCTTCTCCTGGCATCCCGAACAAGGCGGCTGGGGTCCAGCCGACCTCGACGAACGGCGTCGTGAATCCTGGTTCGACCCCGCCGGTCTGTTCCTCGCCGTCGACGACGACACCGGCGGGCTGCTCGGTTTCCACTGGACCAAAGTGCACTCCGACAGTCCCGGGCTGGGTGAGGTCTACGTGGTCGGGGTGGACCCCGCCGCGCAGGGCCGCGGCCTGGGCCGGCTGCTCACGCTGGTCGGCATCGAGCACCTGGCGAATGTGCTGGGCTCACACGTAGAGCCCGATAACACTCCCGGGGCGGTTCGCTCCGGCCCTCCGGAGGTCCTGCTCTACGTCGAAGCCGACAACACCGCCGCGGTCAACACCTACCAGCGGCTTGGATTTGCTGTCTCCAACGTGGACACCGCCTACCGAGCGGTGAGAACAGCAAATATTGACCGTGGCGGTAGTCACAGCTAGTTCGCGGCTGCCCGCAATGCGTCGTTCATCAACCTGTTCACCTTCCGTTCATATTCCGGGTGGGTTCCGTCCACTACCAACGCCTAACTTCCGGGGTGGTGCATGTGCCCCTACCGGGGCGAACAGGGCAACACTGGAGAAAGTGGGATAGGTGAATCTGAACAGGTTTGGCAAGGCGTTCCTCGTGACTGCGTCAGCAACGGCCATCACCGGCCTGACGCTCACCGCCTGCGGAAGCGACAACAACGCCGGGACGTCGTCCTCGACCAACGCGTCCGGCTCGTCGAGCGCTTCTGCCGACTGCGGTGGCAAGAACGCCGTGACCGCCGAGGGCTCGACCGCGCAGCAGAACGCCGTGGCGGTGTTCAACCAGGTGTGGGGCCAGAAGTGCCCGGGCAAGAACCTCTCGTACAACCCGACCGGATCCGGCGCAGGTGTCACCCAGTTCATCGCCGGTCAGGTCGACTTCGCCGGCTCCGACTCGCCGCTGTCCAAGGATCAGGTCGACCCGGCCGCCAAGCGCTGCGGCGGCAACCCGGCGTGGAACCTGCCGATGGTGTTCGGCCCGGTCGCCCTGGGATACAACCTGCCCGGCGTCGACAAGCTCGTCGTCAACGCCGATGTGCTGGCCAAGATCTTCACCGGCGCCATCACCAACTGGAACGACCCGGCGATCGCGGCACTCAACAGCGGTGCCTCGCTTCCCGACCAGAAGATCACCCCGATCTATCGTTCCGACTCCTCGGGTACCACCGACAACTTCCAGAAGTACCTGACCGCCGCCGCGCCGCAGACCTGGACCAAGGGTGCAGGTAAGGAGTTCCAGGGTGGTGCCGGCGAGGGTGCCCAGAAGACGGCCGGCGTCGTGCAGGCCGTGCAGGCCACCCCGGGTGCGATCGGCTACGTCGAGAAGGGCTTCGCCGATCAGGCCAAGCTGAGCATGGCTCAGATCGACACCGGCAGCGGCCCCGTCGAACTCACCGATGACTCGGCCAAGGCCGCCATCGACTCCGCGAAGTTCGCGGCCGACGGCAACGACCTGGTGCTGGACCTCAACTCGCTGTACTCCACCAAGGCGGCCGGTGCCTACCCGCTGATGCTGGCGACCTACGAGATCGTCTGCTCCAAGGGCTACGACGCCGACACCGCCGCGGCGGTCAAGTCGTTCCTGACGGTGGCGGCCAACGACGGTCAGTCGGGCCTGCCGGCTGCGGGCTATGTTCCGCTGCCCGATGCCTTCAAGCAGCGACTGCTCACCTCCGTCAAAGCAATTTCCTAACAGCGCTGGCGAGGCAGGTCGATTGCGGTGACGATGGAGAGATCAGTGAGCGATGGGGTGGATGTGACCCAAGACATGCCCGGGCCCAATCCAGCTGAGTCTGGCGCGGGCGAGGTCGTGGCCGAGCCCTTCCCCGAGAAGCCTTCGATCCCGACGAACCCGTCCGGAACAGCCAAGGTGCGCCTGGGCGACCGGATTTTCCGGGGGTTGTCCGAAGGTTCCGGCATTCTCGTCATCGCGCTGATCGCCGCGATCGGCCTGTTCCTCGTCTGGCGTGCGGTACCGGCGCTGGGCCGAAACGACGCCAACTTCTTCACCTACGGCGGAAACTGGCTCACCACCGACACCGCCCACATGAAGTTCGGCATCCTGGATCTGCTGCAGGTGACGGTGTTCGTCTCGCTGTTCGCCTTGGTCCTGGCCATGCCGGTGGCGCTCGGTATCGCGATCTTCTTGACGCAGTACGCCCCGCGCCGGGTGTCCGGGCCGTTGGGCTACATGGTGGACCTGCTGGCGGCCGTGCCGTCGATCATCTACGGCGTCTGGGGCCTGTACGTGCTGGCCCCGGTGCTCAAACCGCTGGCGATGTGGCTCAACGGCAACCTCAGCTGGCTGTTCTTGTTCGACACCGGGAATGCGTCGGTGGCCGGCGGTGGCACCATCTTCACCGCCGGCATCGTGTTGGCGGTGATGATCCTTCCGATCATCACCGCCGTCAGCCGCGAGGTGTTCGTCCAGACGCCACGAGGACAGATCGAGGCCGCCCTGGCGCTCGGCGCGACCCGCTGGGAGGTTGTCCGGACGACGGTCTTGCCGTTCGGTCTCTCCGGCTACATCAGCGGCGCGATGCTCGGTCTCGGCCGCGCCCTTGGCGAGACGATCGCGCTGCTGATCATCCTGCGCGGCACGCAGAAGGCGTTCGGGTGGTCGCTGTTCGACGCCGGGTACACCTTTGCCAGCAAGATCGCTTCGGCGGCTTCGGAATTCAATGACCAGTACAAGGCGGGGGCCTACATCGCCGCCGGCCTGGTCCTGTTCATCCTGACGTTTGTGGTCAACTCGGCGGCCCGCGCCGCGGTGGCCGGAAGGGGTGCCCGATGACCTCGACCCTCGACCAGCCGGTCAAGGCGCCGACCTTCCAGGCGGTCAGCCTGCGGCGCAAGCTGACCAACAACACCGCCACCGTTCTGGTGACGCTGTCGGTGTTCGTCGCTGTGGTGCCGCTGATCTGGGTGCTGTACTCGGTGATCAGCAAGGGTTTGAAGATCGTCCTCGACAGCGGCTGGTGGACGCATTCGCAGTCCGGTATGACCGCGTTCATGCCCGGCGGAGGTGTCTACCACGCATTGGTGGGAACGCTGCTGCAGGGCTTGTTCTGCGCGGTGATCTCCATTCCGGTCGGCGTTTTCGTCGGCATCTATCTGGTGGAGTACGGCGGCGGAACCCGGCTGGGCAAGCTCACCACATTCATGGTGGACATTCTGACCGGCGTACCGTCGATCGTCGCCGCGCTGTTCATTTACGCACTCTGGGTGGCCACGTTGGGCTTTCAGCGTTCCGGCTTCGCGGTGTCGCTGGCCCTGGTGTTGCTGATGATCCCGGTGATCGTGCGGTCCACCGAGGAGATGTTGCGCATCGTTCCGATGGATCTGCGCGAGGCCAGCTATGCGCTCGGTGTGCCGAAGTGGAAAACCATTGCGCGCATTGTCATTCCGACTGCGCTGTCGGGCATCGTCACGGGCGTGATGCTGGCGCTGGCCCGCGTCATGGGCGAGACCGCGCCGCTGCTGATCCTGGTCGGCTACTCGCAGGCGATGAACTTCGACATGTTCAACGGATTCATGGGCTCGCTGCCCGGCATGATGTACGACCAGACATCAGCCGGTGCGGGTGCCAACCCCGTCCCCACCGACCGACTGTGGGGCGCCGCACTGACACTGATCGTGCTGATCGCGATCCTCAACGTCGGTGCGCGCTTCATCGCCAAATTCTTTGCCCCGAAAAAGGTTTAGGAGCCTCCGATGGCCAAGCGGCTGGATCTCAAAGACGTCAACATCTATTACGGCGCATTCCACGCTGTCGCCGACGTATCGCTGGCGGTGCCGCCGCGCAACGTGACCGCCTTCATCGGTCCGTCGGGTTGCGGCAAGTCCACGGTGCTCCGCACGCTCAACCGCATGCACGAGGTCATTCCCGGCGCTCGCGTCGAGGGTTCGGTGCTCCTCGACGGCGAGAACATCTACGGATCCGGCGTCGACCCGGTCGGTGTGCGCAAGACCATCGGGATGGTCTTCCAGCGGCCGAATCCGTTCCCCACCATGTCGATTCGCGACAACGTGGTGGCCGGCCTGAAGCTGCAGGGCGTCCGCAACAAGAAGATGCTCGACGAGACCGCCGAGCGGTCCCTCAAGGGCGCCAACCTGTGGAACGAGGTCAAGGACCGGCTCGAGAAGCCCGGCGGCGGCCTGTCCGGCGGTCAGCAGCAGCGGCTGTGCATTGCCCGCGCCATCGCCGTGCAGCCCGACGTGCTGCTGATGGACGAGCCGTGTTCGGCGCTGGACCCGATCTCCACGCTGGCCATCGAGGATCTGATCGGTGAGCTCAAGCAGGAATTCACGATCGTGATCGTCACGCACAACATGCAGCAGGCTGCCCGCGTCAGCGACCAGACCGCCTTCTTCAACCTGGAGGCCACCGGCAAGCCCGGCAAGCTCGTCGAGATCGACGACACCGAGAAGATCTTCTCCAACCCGAGCCAGAAGGCCACCGAGGACT contains the following coding sequences:
- the pstB gene encoding phosphate ABC transporter ATP-binding protein PstB, with the protein product MAKRLDLKDVNIYYGAFHAVADVSLAVPPRNVTAFIGPSGCGKSTVLRTLNRMHEVIPGARVEGSVLLDGENIYGSGVDPVGVRKTIGMVFQRPNPFPTMSIRDNVVAGLKLQGVRNKKMLDETAERSLKGANLWNEVKDRLEKPGGGLSGGQQQRLCIARAIAVQPDVLLMDEPCSALDPISTLAIEDLIGELKQEFTIVIVTHNMQQAARVSDQTAFFNLEATGKPGKLVEIDDTEKIFSNPSQKATEDYISGRFG
- the pstS gene encoding phosphate ABC transporter substrate-binding protein PstS, whose amino-acid sequence is MNLNRFGKAFLVTASATAITGLTLTACGSDNNAGTSSSTNASGSSSASADCGGKNAVTAEGSTAQQNAVAVFNQVWGQKCPGKNLSYNPTGSGAGVTQFIAGQVDFAGSDSPLSKDQVDPAAKRCGGNPAWNLPMVFGPVALGYNLPGVDKLVVNADVLAKIFTGAITNWNDPAIAALNSGASLPDQKITPIYRSDSSGTTDNFQKYLTAAAPQTWTKGAGKEFQGGAGEGAQKTAGVVQAVQATPGAIGYVEKGFADQAKLSMAQIDTGSGPVELTDDSAKAAIDSAKFAADGNDLVLDLNSLYSTKAAGAYPLMLATYEIVCSKGYDADTAAAVKSFLTVAANDGQSGLPAAGYVPLPDAFKQRLLTSVKAIS
- the lmeA gene encoding mannan chain length control protein LmeA encodes the protein MRKLLITLGATLLAVVVGAVGVDFGATIYAEYRLARTVRNAAGLSFDPSVAILGFPFIRQAMQQHFDEIEIKANGVRHPVIGKASLEATMHNIDLTQASWLIRPDANLPVGKLESRIIIDSLHLGRFVGMTDLMVEAPSKETNDATGGTTESGISGSKGLVFTGTPKKADFDKPVSVAVDLSVAGPEQTTLVFTATDVQTGPGTADQPVPDDKKAAVLAAFSGSLPGQKLPFGVRPTTEGARGSDIIIEGIAEGVTIRLDGFTQS
- the pstC gene encoding phosphate ABC transporter permease subunit PstC, encoding MPGPNPAESGAGEVVAEPFPEKPSIPTNPSGTAKVRLGDRIFRGLSEGSGILVIALIAAIGLFLVWRAVPALGRNDANFFTYGGNWLTTDTAHMKFGILDLLQVTVFVSLFALVLAMPVALGIAIFLTQYAPRRVSGPLGYMVDLLAAVPSIIYGVWGLYVLAPVLKPLAMWLNGNLSWLFLFDTGNASVAGGGTIFTAGIVLAVMILPIITAVSREVFVQTPRGQIEAALALGATRWEVVRTTVLPFGLSGYISGAMLGLGRALGETIALLIILRGTQKAFGWSLFDAGYTFASKIASAASEFNDQYKAGAYIAAGLVLFILTFVVNSAARAAVAGRGAR
- a CDS encoding winged helix-turn-helix transcriptional regulator, which codes for MDLLLLTVDPHPESVLPSLALLAHNVRSAPTEVSSLLEAGSADIAIVDARTDLAAARGLCRLLGTTGTSVPVVAVVNEGGLVAVNMDWGLDEILLPSTGPAEIDARLRLLVGRRGGVATQESAGKVSLGELVIDEGTYTARLRGRPLDLTYKEFELLKYLAQHAGRVFTRAQLLQEVWGYDFFGGTRTVDVHVRRLRAKLGPEYESLIGTVRNVGYKAVRPARGRPAPAESDFTEDDDEDVFDDGEDISDSMGVRSGPVSQPLRTQ
- a CDS encoding Ms5788A family Cys-rich leader peptide; its protein translation is MTAVSTRLELALTKRRAVDLCRVAGCCCCCCSC
- a CDS encoding TlpA family protein disulfide reductase, whose protein sequence is MSPALITAIVAIAAALGVAIVAGALHNRRSGVVREAESQDVDVSDLGLSRTGPTVVHFSAVWCGPCSGVRRVVNQVCAELRDVAHVEIDMDADPAAARKLSVLSLPTTFIFDADGRQRYRTAGVPKAADLRAALEPLLA
- a CDS encoding DUF4395 domain-containing protein, yielding MPTSITTTPAVAQVDVRGPRFAAWVTTAVLVAVLVVSGFSTIAAAVLLGLQALVFAVGALRGPRQHPYGLIFANVIAPRLSPVSEREPVPPLKFAQLVGFVFAIAGTAGFALGAPLLGTVATAFALFAAFLNAAFGICLGCQLYPLVARLRTPATT
- the mshD gene encoding mycothiol synthase, producing the protein MSAPLWRTALSPNEQEQVRAVIEAATRTDGVAPVGEQVLRELPQSRTQHLVAGADDGVVGYLNLTPGRDGAEAMGELVVAPQARRRGIGSALLASAVDATGGAVRFWAHGTLPAAKAVADALGMTAVRELMQMRRTLRDIPEVVVPEGIRIRTYAGPSDDAELLRVNNAAFSWHPEQGGWGPADLDERRRESWFDPAGLFLAVDDDTGGLLGFHWTKVHSDSPGLGEVYVVGVDPAAQGRGLGRLLTLVGIEHLANVLGSHVEPDNTPGAVRSGPPEVLLYVEADNTAAVNTYQRLGFAVSNVDTAYRAVRTANIDRGGSHS
- a CDS encoding sulfurtransferase, whose amino-acid sequence is MARSDVLVSTDWAESNLDAPNVVFVEVDEDTSAYEDGHIAGAIRLDWKTELQDQVKRDFVDQEQFSKLLSDKGISNDDTVILYGGNNNWFAAYAYWYFKLYGHENVKLLDGGRKKWELDGRPLVTEVPDRPATSYAAKAPDNTIRAFRDEVIAAINAKNLVDVRSPDEFSGKILAPAHLPQEQSQRPGHIPGAINVPWSRAANEDGTFKSDEDLAKLYAAAGLDGEKETIAYCRIGERSSHTWFVLQELLGHKNVKNYDGSWTEYGSLVGAPIELGS
- the pstA gene encoding phosphate ABC transporter permease PstA, with the protein product MTSTLDQPVKAPTFQAVSLRRKLTNNTATVLVTLSVFVAVVPLIWVLYSVISKGLKIVLDSGWWTHSQSGMTAFMPGGGVYHALVGTLLQGLFCAVISIPVGVFVGIYLVEYGGGTRLGKLTTFMVDILTGVPSIVAALFIYALWVATLGFQRSGFAVSLALVLLMIPVIVRSTEEMLRIVPMDLREASYALGVPKWKTIARIVIPTALSGIVTGVMLALARVMGETAPLLILVGYSQAMNFDMFNGFMGSLPGMMYDQTSAGAGANPVPTDRLWGAALTLIVLIAILNVGARFIAKFFAPKKV